In the genome of Leptospira licerasiae serovar Varillal str. VAR 010, one region contains:
- a CDS encoding phasin-related domain-containing protein has product MEKSLMDILNAGIALFQSGEDKLKQSLSDLDHAYQDLKNKGAQNQSEQANRLRDLIQKTVGDAQDKLLNANESSKAVMGQLKDNFEKISAQIDEALPEEFKTKAKSALEELKKLIKK; this is encoded by the coding sequence ATGGAAAAATCTCTAATGGACATCCTAAACGCCGGAATCGCATTATTTCAATCCGGAGAAGATAAACTAAAACAAAGCCTTTCCGACCTGGACCATGCCTACCAGGACCTCAAGAACAAAGGGGCCCAGAACCAATCGGAACAGGCGAACAGGCTTAGGGATCTGATCCAGAAAACTGTAGGAGACGCTCAGGATAAACTATTGAACGCAAACGAAAGTTCAAAAGCGGTGATGGGTCAGCTCAAAGATAATTTCGAAAAGATTTCGGCACAAATTGACGAAGCTCTTCCGGAAGAATTTAAAACAAAGGCTAAGTCCGCTCTAGAAGAGCTGAAAAAGCTGATCAAAAAATAA